Proteins from a single region of Desulfobacter postgatei 2ac9:
- a CDS encoding diguanylate cyclase: MLQTTLEEKVKQKFADSAQIMEREISLWLKKRVYDLTVFSNASIVSETVTAYLNTPEKKADDNKKRRQHIKILETYLSTLQHQFKNYVRIFVLSKTGSVIAASESGGRARPFPFPNDCIEQISDKQWFKGNAYIDSRDKSPLILIGVPFFLDQLYEYETLLAIEVRLTGLLPLLDPAKFRDSGDWTYEALVDIKTGRQFLFGRGAKKVLNEISLAPSDDSQKLREYVNGRGERLMGLVVPFRELEWGLFITENYEKAFSGLINARHRNIIILCCFTVLMGIVAYLLSRQIMVPLSVLTRGAERVAEGDLDVRLPVYRNDEIGFATTVFNEMVAKLKLSQTKLEQLATIDPLTGLNNRKQVMSILRDHYKYYRRYKTGFSVLMIDVDHFKDVNDTYGHQAGDTVLKQVAELFDENLRNVDSAGRYGGEEFLVILAESGMDESIQAAERIRKAVASHKFIHEDQEIQVHISVGIGRIQKQDGDEQKVVKRADMALYRAKNEGRNRVVYQADDDQQRDAAEAGKYLSP; the protein is encoded by the coding sequence ATGCTGCAAACCACGCTGGAGGAAAAGGTTAAGCAAAAGTTTGCAGACTCTGCACAGATCATGGAACGGGAAATTTCCCTATGGCTGAAAAAGCGGGTTTATGATCTAACCGTGTTTTCCAATGCGTCAATTGTATCGGAAACCGTTACGGCTTATCTTAACACGCCTGAAAAAAAGGCGGATGACAATAAAAAACGGCGCCAACATATCAAAATACTTGAAACCTATCTCAGTACACTGCAGCATCAATTTAAAAATTATGTCCGGATTTTTGTTCTTTCCAAGACCGGCTCTGTTATCGCCGCCTCTGAAAGCGGCGGCCGGGCGCGGCCGTTTCCCTTTCCCAATGATTGCATCGAACAGATTTCAGACAAACAATGGTTCAAGGGAAACGCCTATATTGATTCAAGGGACAAGTCGCCCCTTATCCTGATCGGTGTTCCCTTTTTTCTGGATCAACTTTATGAATACGAAACATTGCTGGCGATTGAAGTCAGACTCACGGGATTACTGCCTTTATTGGATCCGGCGAAGTTTCGAGACTCCGGAGACTGGACCTATGAAGCCCTTGTGGATATAAAAACAGGTCGGCAATTTCTGTTCGGCAGGGGGGCCAAAAAAGTGCTCAATGAAATCTCTCTGGCACCGTCTGATGACAGCCAAAAGCTTCGTGAATATGTCAACGGCAGGGGTGAACGCTTAATGGGGCTGGTCGTCCCGTTTCGAGAACTTGAATGGGGACTTTTTATTACCGAGAATTATGAAAAGGCTTTCTCCGGACTGATCAACGCCCGTCATCGAAATATTATTATTCTCTGCTGTTTTACTGTTCTGATGGGTATTGTGGCTTATCTGCTGAGCAGGCAGATCATGGTGCCGCTGTCGGTTTTAACCAGAGGGGCTGAACGGGTGGCCGAAGGTGATCTGGATGTCCGGCTTCCAGTATACCGCAACGATGAAATTGGGTTTGCAACAACCGTTTTCAATGAAATGGTGGCCAAACTCAAGCTCAGCCAGACAAAACTGGAGCAACTGGCGACAATTGATCCTCTGACGGGTTTGAATAACAGAAAACAGGTGATGAGTATCCTGCGTGATCACTACAAATATTATCGCCGGTATAAAACAGGATTTTCCGTATTAATGATTGACGTGGATCATTTTAAAGATGTTAATGATACATACGGACACCAGGCCGGAGACACGGTATTAAAACAGGTGGCGGAACTCTTTGATGAAAATCTGCGTAATGTCGACTCTGCCGGTCGGTACGGCGGAGAGGAGTTTCTCGTGATCCTTGCAGAGTCCGGAATGGATGAATCCATCCAGGCGGCAGAACGTATCCGAAAAGCCGTTGCAAGCCATAAATTTATTCATGAAGATCAGGAAATCCAAGTCCACATTTCCGTTGGTATCGGCAGAATCCAGAAACAGGACGGGGATGAGCAAAAAGTCGTCAAGCGAGCTGATATGGCGCTCTACCGTGCCAAGAATGAGGGACGAAACCGGGTTGTTTACCAGGCTGATGACGACCAACAAAGGGACGCGGCAGAGGCGGGAAAATATCTGAGCCCTTAA
- a CDS encoding DUF4438 domain-containing protein, with product MLKTNKDKVVELFLACKPGMPRAGAGWKVDHKGNPFLLPGIGGITLNVQVGDPAFGLAGDHIEPGVSCTANMENPNDFPNNTLQLFSCVGNQAKIISGEAQGETGVVIGHHGGSEHVIVEFPRKIKEKMSYEDKILIRAKGQGLALTDYPEIKLFNLDPGLLEKMNIVETDAGILQVAVTTIVPAPCMGSGVGRAHVGAGDYDIMTSDPETVKKYNLDKIRFGDFVALMDHDNAYGRAYVQGAVTIGIVVHSDCLLAGHGPGVSTLLTCATPQIEPKIDPSANIADLLGIGSAAGGYE from the coding sequence ATGTTAAAAACAAATAAAGATAAAGTGGTTGAACTGTTCCTGGCCTGCAAACCCGGCATGCCCCGGGCAGGAGCCGGCTGGAAAGTGGACCATAAAGGAAATCCCTTTCTGCTGCCCGGCATCGGCGGCATCACCCTCAATGTTCAGGTTGGGGACCCGGCATTCGGACTTGCCGGCGACCATATCGAACCCGGGGTATCCTGCACGGCCAATATGGAAAACCCCAATGATTTTCCCAACAACACCCTCCAGCTTTTCTCGTGCGTGGGCAACCAGGCTAAAATCATTTCCGGAGAAGCCCAGGGAGAAACCGGTGTGGTCATCGGCCACCACGGGGGCTCCGAACATGTGATTGTGGAATTCCCCCGCAAAATCAAAGAAAAAATGAGCTATGAGGACAAAATCCTGATCCGGGCCAAAGGCCAGGGCCTGGCCCTGACCGACTATCCTGAAATTAAACTGTTCAACCTGGACCCCGGCCTGCTGGAAAAAATGAATATTGTTGAAACCGATGCAGGTATCCTCCAGGTGGCCGTGACCACCATTGTACCTGCGCCCTGCATGGGATCAGGTGTTGGACGTGCCCATGTGGGGGCAGGTGATTATGATATCATGACTTCAGATCCCGAGACCGTAAAAAAATACAACCTGGATAAAATCCGATTCGGGGATTTTGTGGCCCTGATGGACCATGACAACGCCTATGGCAGGGCCTATGTCCAGGGCGCGGTCACCATCGGCATTGTGGTCCACTCCGACTGTCTGCTGGCCGGTCATGGACCCGGGGTATCCACGCTTTTAACCTGTGCAACCCCCCAGATTGAACCTAAAATTGATCCGTCTGCCAACATCGCCGATCTTCTGGGGATCGGCAGTGCGGCCGGCGGATACGAATAG
- a CDS encoding MFS transporter, with product MTIPDKHSAKASEFQASERQASEFQTSRVTTIAFAHFVHDIYTSFLAPLLPLIIEKLSITLSQAGLLSTVMQIPSLANPFIGLFADNKGLARWLVILAPTLTAIPMSLIGIAPSYGMLLILVFVAGISVSLFHVPAPVTVARYSGKFKGRGMSFFMTGGEFARTMGPILAVAAVSYLGLARFHFVLALALATSVLLFIILEPSQEAVKAKRRGSLTQSYKEIRHVLNPLAGILSARAMMHGSMGMFLTVYVEQATGSLWLGGTALTLYEATGVAGILSAGILSDRLGRRRVLFWALAVAPVTILLFALTTGVIQILSLLITGFTVLSTTPVMLALIQENAKESPAAANGLFMMLSFAVRSIAVVAAGAIADAFGLNMMFIISALAGFTAIPFLIKLKK from the coding sequence ATGACAATACCAGATAAACATTCGGCCAAGGCGTCCGAATTTCAAGCATCCGAACGTCAAGCATCTGAATTTCAAACATCCAGGGTCACCACCATTGCATTTGCCCATTTTGTCCATGATATTTACACAAGCTTCCTGGCACCCCTGCTACCCCTGATCATTGAAAAGCTTTCCATCACCCTGAGCCAGGCAGGTCTTTTATCCACGGTGATGCAGATCCCATCCCTGGCCAACCCGTTCATTGGTCTGTTTGCAGACAACAAAGGGCTTGCCCGGTGGCTGGTGATTCTGGCCCCGACCCTGACCGCCATTCCCATGAGCCTCATCGGCATTGCCCCGTCCTATGGCATGCTGCTGATCCTGGTCTTTGTGGCCGGCATCTCGGTATCCCTGTTCCATGTCCCTGCCCCGGTGACGGTGGCAAGGTATTCGGGCAAATTCAAAGGCCGGGGCATGAGTTTTTTCATGACCGGCGGAGAGTTTGCAAGAACAATGGGGCCCATCCTTGCCGTTGCGGCGGTATCTTACCTGGGGCTGGCCCGGTTCCATTTTGTCCTGGCCCTGGCCCTGGCCACCTCCGTGCTGTTGTTCATAATCCTGGAACCCTCACAGGAAGCGGTAAAAGCAAAGCGTCGGGGATCTTTAACCCAGTCCTACAAAGAGATCCGGCATGTACTCAATCCCCTGGCGGGCATTCTTTCAGCCCGGGCCATGATGCACGGGTCCATGGGCATGTTTTTAACGGTGTATGTCGAACAGGCCACAGGTTCGTTGTGGCTGGGGGGCACGGCACTGACCCTGTATGAGGCCACAGGCGTTGCAGGCATCCTGTCCGCAGGTATCCTGTCCGACCGTCTGGGGCGAAGGAGAGTGCTGTTCTGGGCCTTGGCCGTAGCCCCTGTGACCATCTTATTGTTTGCCCTAACCACGGGGGTAATCCAGATACTTTCACTTTTGATAACAGGGTTCACCGTATTGTCAACCACCCCTGTGATGCTGGCTCTGATCCAGGAGAATGCCAAGGAAAGTCCCGCAGCCGCCAATGGGCTTTTCATGATGCTCTCCTTTGCCGTAAGATCCATAGCTGTTGTGGCGGCAGGGGCCATTGCAGACGCATTCGGCCTGAACATGATGTTTATCATATCCGCCCTGGCAGGTTTTACGGCAATCCCCTTTCTGATTAAATTAAAAAAATGA